One Cellulosimicrobium protaetiae genomic region harbors:
- a CDS encoding VOC family protein, whose product MTDPRPMRLRNATVDARDPRALAEFYRRLTGWEYTPGHEQSDPAGDDWLSLQIPGGASRLAFQRSDADVPPWPGGARVHVDLDVPDLAAAHEHALACGARPLTGTPEEEGHPDDLFRVYADPEGHPFCLSSPPLDHA is encoded by the coding sequence GTGACCGACCCGCGGCCGATGCGGCTCCGCAACGCGACGGTGGACGCGCGCGACCCGCGCGCGCTCGCCGAGTTCTACCGCCGCCTCACCGGCTGGGAGTACACCCCCGGGCACGAGCAGAGCGACCCGGCCGGCGACGACTGGCTGTCGCTCCAGATCCCCGGCGGCGCGTCGCGCCTCGCCTTCCAGCGGTCCGACGCCGACGTCCCGCCGTGGCCCGGCGGCGCCCGGGTGCACGTCGACCTCGACGTGCCCGACCTTGCCGCGGCGCACGAGCACGCACTCGCGTGCGGCGCGCGCCCGCTGACGGGGACGCCGGAGGAGGAGGGCCACCCCGACGACCTCTTCCGCGTCTACGCCGACCCCGAGGGCCACCCGTTCTGCCTCAGCTCGCCGCCGCTCGACCACGCCTGA
- a CDS encoding TIGR03364 family FAD-dependent oxidoreductase, with protein MPRPTPAHVVVVGAGVVGLGAAAEAHRRGHRVTVVEQASAVVGSSVQNFGHVCTTAQAGQARTYALAARERWLALGAAAGFAVAPVGTHVVARTAAELRLLGELADERGADEVRLLGADEARAALPVRAADVVGAAHLPLDLQVDPRAAAPALAAWLASQGVEFRWRTAARTVRTGRVETTRGPLDADVVVVATHHDLDRLLPDVAASVGLRRCRLHMLRVRPGSPLGLRTPLLTGWSTVRYAALTACPSAPDVAAELSAADPDAARWDVNLMATPQADGTLLLGDTHARGNDAPVFQDEAGFEVLLRLARDLFGRDDLAVVERWQGTYASAPDRELLLAEPEPGVHVATVTTGIGMTTGLGLAADALDRAGLPDLS; from the coding sequence ATGCCCCGCCCCACCCCCGCCCACGTCGTCGTCGTCGGGGCCGGAGTCGTCGGCCTCGGCGCCGCTGCCGAGGCGCACCGGCGCGGCCACCGCGTGACCGTCGTCGAGCAGGCGTCCGCCGTCGTCGGCTCCTCGGTGCAGAACTTTGGCCACGTCTGCACGACGGCGCAGGCCGGCCAGGCGCGCACGTACGCGCTCGCCGCCCGCGAGCGCTGGCTCGCGCTCGGTGCCGCGGCCGGGTTCGCGGTCGCCCCGGTCGGCACGCACGTCGTCGCCCGCACGGCGGCCGAGCTGCGCCTGCTCGGCGAGCTCGCGGACGAGCGCGGCGCGGACGAGGTGCGCCTGCTCGGAGCCGACGAGGCCCGGGCCGCGCTTCCCGTCCGGGCGGCGGACGTCGTCGGCGCGGCGCACCTGCCGCTCGACCTCCAGGTGGACCCGCGCGCGGCCGCGCCGGCGCTCGCGGCCTGGCTGGCGTCGCAGGGCGTCGAGTTCCGGTGGCGCACCGCCGCGCGCACCGTGCGCACGGGACGGGTCGAGACGACGCGCGGGCCGCTCGACGCGGACGTTGTCGTCGTGGCCACGCACCACGACCTCGACCGCCTCCTGCCGGACGTCGCCGCGTCCGTGGGGCTGCGCCGCTGCCGGCTCCACATGCTCCGCGTCCGCCCCGGGTCGCCGCTCGGGCTCCGCACCCCGCTGCTCACCGGCTGGTCGACCGTGCGCTACGCGGCGCTCACCGCGTGCCCCTCCGCGCCGGACGTCGCCGCGGAGCTGTCCGCGGCCGACCCCGACGCGGCGCGGTGGGACGTCAATCTCATGGCGACGCCGCAGGCCGACGGCACGCTCCTCCTCGGCGACACGCACGCGCGCGGCAACGACGCGCCCGTCTTCCAGGACGAGGCGGGCTTCGAGGTGCTGCTGCGCCTCGCCCGCGACCTGTTCGGCCGCGACGACCTCGCCGTCGTCGAGCGCTGGCAGGGCACGTACGCCTCGGCGCCCGACCGCGAGCTCCTCCTGGCCGAGCCCGAGCCCGGCGTCCACGTCGCGACGGTGACGACCGGCATCGGCATGACCACGGGCCTCGGGCTCGCCGCCGACGCCCTCGACCGCGCAGGCCTCCCCGACCTCTCCTGA
- a CDS encoding M15 family metallopeptidase, which yields MASTSGSSTARTVVALGLLLSASLLVACSSGLDPSPTPAGSSSATPAPGPSDRSTPPEPTASAPAAAADQGGPAAQDVPASAPPAVPQAPVFESTVSEIDAGLAARMTPSSWREGCPVPLSDLRYLTLSHRTFEGGVATGELVVHADVADGVVTVFRTLFDAGYPIRSMRLVDDFGGDDDASMAADNTSAFNCRPVAGTDRWSEHSFGRAIDVNPVENPWVRGTAVAPPAGAAFVAREPAPGVVLPDDVVVRAFAAAGWSWGGAWESPVDYQHFSTTGR from the coding sequence ATGGCCTCGACGTCGGGTTCGAGCACCGCGCGCACCGTCGTGGCGCTCGGGCTGCTCCTGAGCGCGAGCCTGCTCGTCGCCTGCTCGTCCGGGCTCGACCCGAGCCCGACGCCCGCGGGGAGCTCCTCGGCCACACCCGCCCCCGGGCCGTCGGACCGCTCGACACCGCCCGAGCCGACGGCATCCGCTCCCGCCGCTGCGGCGGACCAGGGCGGCCCCGCGGCGCAGGACGTCCCCGCGTCGGCGCCGCCCGCGGTCCCGCAGGCGCCCGTCTTCGAGAGCACCGTCTCCGAGATCGACGCCGGCCTCGCGGCGCGCATGACTCCCTCGTCCTGGCGCGAGGGCTGCCCGGTGCCCCTCTCCGACCTGCGGTACCTGACGCTGAGCCACCGCACGTTCGAGGGTGGCGTCGCGACGGGCGAGCTCGTCGTCCACGCGGACGTCGCGGACGGGGTGGTGACCGTGTTCCGCACGCTCTTCGACGCCGGGTACCCGATCCGGTCGATGCGCCTCGTCGACGACTTCGGCGGGGACGACGACGCGAGCATGGCGGCGGACAACACGTCGGCCTTCAACTGCCGCCCCGTCGCGGGCACGGACCGGTGGTCCGAGCACTCCTTCGGGCGCGCGATCGACGTCAATCCCGTCGAGAACCCGTGGGTCCGCGGCACGGCGGTCGCTCCGCCCGCCGGTGCCGCCTTCGTCGCACGCGAGCCCGCACCCGGCGTCGTCCTGCCCGACGACGTCGTGGTGCGGGCGTTCGCCGCTGCCGGCTGGTCGTGGGGCGGGGCCTGGGAGAGCCCCGTGGACTACCAGCACTTCTCGACGACCGGACGGTAG
- a CDS encoding zinc-binding dehydrogenase has translation MDPRTADLTTVALWEGGTAVRLAEVPLPDLMPGEVLVRVRLATVCGSDRHTVTGRRRSPAPSVLGHEAVGEVVGLGPDGARSVDGRPLRPGDRVVPGVAVACGACDRCLAGRTAKCRAVRKVGHESFESEWALSGTYARHLVLPAGATLARVPARLPDELAAPAACATATVMAVVEAAGPLAGRRVLVSGAGMLGITAVAAARDAGAAEVVVTDPDPARRGLALRFGATSARAVDEPVGLVDVAIELSGASPAVARCLDVLDVGGRLVLAGSVAPAPAVAVDPERVVRGWLTVTGVHNYEPRHLGAALDLLDRTRDVVPWRELVSAPVPLDALGDVLAGSPGTAPRVAVRP, from the coding sequence ATGGATCCGCGCACAGCTGACCTGACCACCGTCGCGCTCTGGGAGGGAGGCACCGCCGTACGGCTCGCCGAGGTCCCGCTGCCCGACCTCATGCCGGGCGAGGTCCTCGTCCGGGTCCGGCTCGCGACCGTGTGCGGCAGCGACCGGCACACCGTCACCGGACGACGGCGCTCGCCGGCACCGTCCGTCCTCGGCCACGAGGCCGTGGGCGAGGTCGTGGGTCTCGGGCCCGACGGCGCCCGCTCCGTGGACGGGCGCCCGCTCCGCCCGGGCGACCGCGTGGTCCCCGGCGTCGCCGTCGCGTGCGGCGCGTGCGACCGCTGCCTCGCCGGCCGGACCGCGAAGTGCCGCGCCGTCCGCAAGGTGGGGCACGAGTCCTTCGAGTCCGAGTGGGCGCTGAGCGGCACCTACGCCCGGCACCTCGTGCTGCCCGCCGGCGCGACCCTCGCCCGGGTACCCGCCCGGCTGCCCGACGAGCTCGCCGCGCCCGCGGCGTGCGCGACCGCGACCGTGATGGCGGTCGTCGAGGCCGCCGGCCCGCTCGCGGGCCGGCGGGTGCTCGTGAGCGGGGCCGGGATGCTCGGCATCACGGCCGTGGCCGCCGCGCGCGACGCCGGGGCGGCCGAGGTCGTCGTGACCGACCCGGACCCCGCGCGGCGCGGGCTCGCGCTCCGGTTCGGCGCGACCTCCGCGCGCGCCGTCGACGAGCCCGTCGGCCTCGTCGACGTCGCGATCGAGCTCTCCGGGGCGAGCCCCGCCGTCGCGCGCTGCCTCGACGTGCTCGACGTCGGCGGCCGCCTCGTGCTCGCCGGGTCCGTGGCGCCCGCGCCCGCCGTCGCGGTCGACCCGGAGCGCGTCGTGCGGGGATGGCTCACGGTCACGGGCGTCCACAACTACGAGCCGCGGCACCTGGGCGCGGCGCTCGACCTGCTCGACCGCACGCGCGACGTCGTCCCGTGGCGCGAGCTCGTGTCGGCGCCCGTCCCGCTCGACGCCCTGGGCGACGTGCTCGCCGGATCTCCCGGCACGGCCCCCCGCGTCGCGGTCCGCCCGTGA
- the phnC gene encoding phosphonate ABC transporter ATP-binding protein: MPAAPVATEPLVRVRGLVKEFDGTTALAGVDLDVARGELLVLLGLSGSGKSTLLRCLNGLQRPTAGEVTVAGTRVDRASSRELRRLRTEVGFVFQQFNLVARLTCLENVLVGGLGRVRGPRYGISTYSRRMRAEALAHIERVGLADQAYQRADTLSGGQQQRVAIARTLMQRPQLVLADEPVASLDPENAGAVMDLFVRVCAEEGLTVVCTLHQVDLALGWADRLVGLRHGEKVLDRPAAGLTRDEALAIYRRVEPGTGASEVVAGSGAAADLAGDTARRSRARVPA; the protein is encoded by the coding sequence GTGCCCGCCGCGCCGGTGGCGACGGAGCCGCTCGTCCGGGTGCGTGGTCTGGTCAAGGAGTTCGACGGGACCACGGCCCTGGCGGGCGTCGACCTCGACGTCGCGCGCGGCGAGCTGCTCGTCCTGCTGGGCCTGTCGGGCTCCGGCAAGTCGACGCTCCTGCGCTGCCTCAACGGGCTCCAGCGCCCGACCGCGGGCGAGGTGACAGTCGCGGGGACGCGCGTGGACCGCGCGTCGTCGCGCGAGCTGCGCCGGCTGCGCACCGAGGTGGGCTTCGTGTTCCAGCAGTTCAACCTCGTCGCCCGCCTCACGTGCCTGGAGAACGTCCTCGTCGGCGGGCTCGGGCGCGTGCGCGGCCCGCGGTACGGGATCTCGACGTACTCGCGCCGCATGCGCGCCGAGGCGCTCGCCCACATCGAGCGCGTCGGCCTCGCGGACCAGGCGTACCAGCGCGCGGACACGCTCTCGGGCGGGCAGCAGCAGCGGGTCGCGATCGCGCGCACGCTGATGCAGCGGCCCCAGCTCGTGCTCGCGGACGAGCCGGTCGCGTCCCTCGACCCGGAGAACGCGGGCGCGGTCATGGACCTGTTCGTGCGCGTGTGCGCCGAGGAAGGGCTGACCGTGGTGTGCACGCTGCACCAGGTCGACCTCGCGCTCGGCTGGGCGGACCGCCTCGTGGGGCTGCGGCACGGGGAGAAGGTCCTCGACCGTCCCGCCGCAGGCCTCACGCGGGACGAGGCGCTGGCCATCTACCGGCGCGTCGAGCCGGGCACCGGCGCGAGCGAGGTCGTGGCCGGGTCGGGCGCGGCCGCCGACCTCGCCGGCGACACCGCGCGGCGCTCCCGCGCGCGGGTACCGGCGTGA
- the phnE gene encoding phosphonate ABC transporter, permease protein PhnE, with protein sequence MTAPAPAPEATRAVREAHAPTTPPPLPARPRTPRRQLVLRGLAGGAVVATLVAASSIGLDLPTLVAGGEDVANLVERMLPPRVDDPARIATLALDTVLMAFLGTVLATVLSVPLAFLAARTTTPHPAVAAVARAVITFCRAVPDLVFAVLFVRALGLGVLPGVLALALHSVGMLGKLFADAIEDADPGPREAVRSVGVGRLRELLNGVVPQVVPAWVSAFVYRVDINLRTSVVLGFVGAGGIGFALQDALRGLVYPKALGIVAVILVLIAVMELLAVAVRRTLLAPRRPRFRRDRAVRWVSGGAAAALVVVSFVRLDIDPLAVVTSVPSLLEVAGRTFPPDLTSLGPALWEAMLQTLAIGLVATGIGVVLSLPLGLLAARTVAPHPVVYAAARTTILVVRAIPELILAVVFVAAVGLGPVAGAMALGIGSIGFLGKLVADAVEEIPPGPAEAVRSVGGGWWKVLFSAVLPQGMPSIVGSGLYLLDVNIRTSTILGIVGAGGVGFLLFEAVRTLHFEVAGGIVLLVFLVVLVIERLSGWIRAQLT encoded by the coding sequence GTGACCGCGCCCGCGCCCGCACCGGAGGCGACGCGCGCGGTCCGGGAGGCCCACGCCCCGACGACTCCCCCGCCGCTCCCCGCGCGCCCGCGCACCCCACGCCGGCAGCTCGTGCTGCGCGGGCTGGCCGGGGGCGCGGTGGTCGCGACGCTCGTCGCGGCGTCGTCCATCGGGCTCGACCTGCCCACGCTGGTCGCCGGCGGCGAGGACGTCGCGAACCTCGTCGAACGCATGCTGCCGCCGCGCGTCGACGACCCCGCCCGGATCGCGACGCTCGCCCTGGACACGGTCCTCATGGCGTTCCTCGGCACGGTGCTCGCGACGGTCCTGTCGGTCCCGCTCGCGTTCCTCGCCGCCCGCACGACGACGCCGCACCCCGCCGTAGCGGCCGTCGCGCGCGCGGTCATCACGTTCTGCCGCGCCGTGCCCGACCTCGTCTTCGCCGTGCTGTTCGTCCGGGCCCTCGGCCTCGGCGTCCTGCCCGGGGTCCTCGCGCTCGCGCTGCACTCCGTGGGCATGCTCGGCAAGCTCTTCGCGGACGCGATCGAGGATGCCGACCCAGGCCCGCGCGAGGCCGTGCGCAGCGTGGGCGTCGGGAGGCTGCGCGAGCTGCTGAACGGCGTCGTGCCGCAGGTCGTGCCGGCGTGGGTGTCGGCGTTCGTCTACCGGGTCGACATCAACCTGCGGACGTCGGTGGTGCTCGGGTTCGTCGGCGCGGGCGGCATCGGGTTCGCCCTCCAGGACGCCCTGCGGGGCCTCGTGTACCCCAAGGCGCTCGGGATCGTCGCCGTCATCCTGGTGCTGATCGCCGTCATGGAGCTGCTGGCGGTCGCGGTCCGGCGGACGCTGCTCGCACCGCGCCGGCCGCGGTTCCGCCGCGACCGGGCCGTGCGCTGGGTCTCGGGAGGCGCTGCGGCGGCCCTCGTCGTCGTCTCCTTCGTCCGCCTCGACATCGACCCGCTCGCCGTCGTCACCTCGGTCCCCAGCCTGCTCGAGGTCGCCGGCCGCACGTTCCCGCCCGACCTCACCTCGCTCGGTCCCGCGCTGTGGGAGGCGATGCTCCAGACGCTCGCGATCGGGCTCGTCGCCACGGGGATCGGGGTCGTGCTGTCCCTGCCGCTGGGCCTGCTCGCCGCGCGCACCGTGGCCCCGCACCCCGTCGTCTACGCGGCCGCGCGCACGACCATCCTCGTCGTCCGGGCGATCCCCGAGCTCATCCTCGCCGTCGTCTTCGTCGCCGCCGTGGGCCTCGGGCCCGTCGCCGGGGCGATGGCCCTCGGCATCGGCTCGATCGGGTTCCTCGGCAAGCTCGTCGCCGACGCGGTCGAGGAGATCCCGCCGGGCCCCGCGGAGGCGGTGCGTTCGGTCGGCGGCGGCTGGTGGAAGGTCCTCTTCTCCGCCGTCCTGCCGCAGGGGATGCCGTCGATCGTCGGGTCGGGCCTGTACCTGCTCGACGTCAACATCCGCACCTCGACGATCCTCGGGATCGTCGGCGCGGGCGGCGTCGGGTTCCTCCTCTTCGAGGCGGTCCGCACCCTCCACTTCGAGGTGGCCGGCGGGATCGTCCTCCTCGTGTTCCTCGTCGTCCTCGTCATCGAGAGGCTCTCCGGATGGATCCGCGCACAGCTGACCTGA
- a CDS encoding deoxyribonuclease IV, giving the protein MRIGAHLDQSDVVAQAASIGADVAQVFLGDPQSWKGPEFTFPGGAEALKAAAAAADLELVVHAPYVINVASPNNRIRIPSRKLLQQIVDGAAAVGATGVVVHGGHVTAKEDPEKGFDNWRKAIDALQTDVTVYVENTAGGDFSMARRLERIEGLWAAIQQADGADTVGFCLDTCHAWAGGIDLTTAVDQVRAITGRVDLVHLNNSRDTAGSGADRHAGLTAGTIDPELLLGVVRAAGTSVVCETHADVPADVAWLREQLG; this is encoded by the coding sequence ATGCGGATCGGAGCCCACCTCGACCAGTCGGACGTCGTCGCGCAGGCAGCGAGCATCGGCGCGGACGTCGCCCAGGTCTTCCTCGGCGACCCCCAGTCCTGGAAGGGACCGGAGTTCACCTTCCCCGGCGGGGCGGAGGCGCTGAAGGCCGCGGCGGCGGCGGCCGACCTCGAGCTCGTCGTGCACGCGCCGTACGTCATCAACGTCGCGAGCCCCAACAACCGCATCCGCATCCCGAGCCGCAAGCTGCTCCAGCAGATCGTCGACGGCGCGGCGGCGGTCGGGGCGACGGGCGTCGTGGTCCACGGCGGTCACGTCACCGCGAAGGAGGACCCGGAGAAGGGGTTCGACAACTGGCGCAAGGCGATCGACGCGCTCCAGACGGACGTCACGGTCTACGTCGAGAACACCGCGGGCGGTGACTTCTCCATGGCCCGGCGCCTCGAGCGCATCGAGGGCCTGTGGGCCGCGATCCAGCAGGCCGACGGCGCGGACACCGTGGGCTTCTGCCTCGACACGTGCCACGCGTGGGCGGGCGGCATCGACCTCACGACGGCGGTCGACCAGGTCCGCGCGATCACGGGCCGGGTGGACCTCGTGCACCTCAACAACAGCCGCGACACCGCCGGGTCCGGCGCCGACCGCCACGCGGGCCTCACGGCCGGCACGATCGACCCGGAGCTCCTGCTCGGCGTCGTCCGGGCGGCCGGGACGTCGGTCGTGTGCGAGACGCACGCGGACGTCCCCGCCGACGTCGCGTGGCTGCGCGAGCAGCTCGGCTGA
- a CDS encoding phosphonatase-like hydrolase, with protein sequence MIALAAFDIAGTTVEEGGAVYRALHDAVRRHGSTADVDDVARWMGADKRTAIRALLALGGDSTAVEETFADFERILRETYDATPPVAMPGALETFASLREQGARIALTTGFSAVVTGLLLDRLGWRAGVVDAVVTTDDVPAGRPAPYMVHRAMERTGITDVAQVLTVGDTVLDLRAGTQAGARVVVGVLSGGVPRAVLEAAPHTHVVDSVADLPAVLDEVADGAHEPEPAR encoded by the coding sequence GTGATCGCTCTCGCAGCCTTCGACATCGCCGGCACGACCGTGGAGGAGGGAGGGGCCGTCTACCGCGCGCTGCACGACGCGGTGCGCCGGCACGGCAGCACCGCCGACGTCGACGACGTCGCGCGCTGGATGGGCGCCGACAAGCGCACCGCCATCCGCGCGCTGCTCGCGCTCGGCGGCGACTCGACGGCCGTCGAGGAGACCTTCGCCGACTTCGAGCGGATCCTGCGCGAGACGTACGACGCGACCCCGCCCGTCGCGATGCCCGGGGCGCTCGAGACGTTCGCCTCCCTCCGGGAGCAGGGGGCGCGGATCGCCCTCACGACCGGCTTCTCCGCCGTCGTCACCGGGCTCCTGCTCGACCGGCTCGGGTGGCGGGCGGGCGTCGTCGACGCCGTCGTCACGACCGACGACGTCCCCGCCGGCCGCCCAGCGCCGTACATGGTGCACCGGGCGATGGAGCGCACGGGCATCACCGACGTCGCGCAGGTCCTCACCGTGGGCGACACGGTGCTCGACCTGCGCGCCGGGACGCAGGCCGGTGCGCGCGTCGTCGTCGGCGTGCTCAGCGGCGGGGTCCCGCGCGCGGTCCTCGAGGCGGCGCCGCACACCCACGTCGTCGACAGCGTGGCCGACCTGCCCGCCGTGCTCGACGAGGTCGCGGACGGGGCTCACGAGCCCGAGCCCGCGCGCTGA
- a CDS encoding phosphate/phosphite/phosphonate ABC transporter substrate-binding protein: MKTTTSPFVAVALAGVAALALSACGGSSEAADASATGTTESGFPEVLRLGAIPAENSTDLAAGYEPIIAMLEAETGSEVEVSQASDYAGVIEGLIADKVDIAFLGSFAYVIATHNDAAITPLGAVIEEKGAEPGYYSLGITQGDNAEIDGLEDFAGRSVCFVDPGSTSGFLYPSSGLIDAGVITSGTEKDLAAGVQPVFAGGHDASALAVAAGDCEAGFAMQSMVEDTLPAAGDLAEGDLKEVWKSPKISGSLFVGNDALGEENIATLTSLITEKANSEYLLSQGFCDGECLLTDEDAWGFAPAQDSDYDGTREVCTLTKSDKCQG; encoded by the coding sequence ATGAAGACCACCACCTCCCCCTTCGTCGCCGTGGCCCTCGCGGGCGTCGCGGCGCTCGCCCTGTCCGCGTGCGGGGGGTCGAGCGAGGCCGCCGACGCGTCCGCGACCGGCACGACCGAGAGCGGCTTCCCGGAGGTCCTGCGCCTCGGCGCCATCCCGGCGGAGAACTCGACCGACCTCGCCGCCGGGTACGAGCCGATCATCGCGATGCTCGAGGCCGAGACCGGGTCGGAGGTCGAGGTGAGCCAGGCGTCCGACTACGCGGGCGTCATCGAGGGCCTCATCGCCGACAAGGTCGACATCGCGTTCCTCGGCTCGTTCGCGTACGTCATCGCGACGCACAACGACGCGGCGATCACGCCGCTCGGCGCGGTGATCGAGGAGAAGGGCGCCGAGCCCGGCTACTACTCGCTCGGCATCACGCAGGGCGACAACGCCGAGATCGACGGGCTCGAGGACTTCGCGGGCCGCAGCGTGTGCTTCGTCGACCCGGGCTCCACGTCGGGGTTCCTCTACCCCAGCTCGGGCCTCATCGACGCGGGCGTCATCACGTCGGGCACCGAGAAGGACCTCGCCGCGGGCGTGCAGCCCGTGTTCGCGGGCGGGCACGACGCGTCGGCGCTCGCCGTCGCGGCCGGCGACTGCGAGGCCGGTTTCGCGATGCAGTCGATGGTCGAGGACACGCTGCCCGCGGCGGGCGACCTCGCCGAGGGTGATCTCAAGGAGGTCTGGAAGTCGCCGAAGATCTCGGGCTCGCTGTTCGTCGGCAACGACGCGCTCGGCGAGGAGAACATCGCCACGCTCACGTCGCTCATCACGGAGAAGGCCAACTCGGAGTACCTGCTCTCGCAGGGGTTCTGCGACGGCGAGTGCCTGCTGACGGACGAGGACGCGTGGGGCTTCGCGCCCGCGCAGGACTCCGACTACGACGGCACGCGCGAGGTCTGCACGCTCACGAAGTCGGACAAGTGCCAGGGCTGA
- a CDS encoding alpha-D-ribose 1-methylphosphonate 5-triphosphate diphosphatase — MSVTTAEPGAAGRPAPAAGHGARDLTRAPADYVLGGVTAVLPDAVVDDARVVVRAGRVVEVGPAPRGSRPDLHGGGALLLPGLVDVHTDVLGHEVRPRPGARLPVPLAVRTATARLAAGGVLTAFHGVAYGERTPVGLPAGEPEPREVLAALADDAARADGARALHRLDVRCPAAVAELRAVLDEAASEPELTAADGVPLVSHEDHTPGIGQYARPATMERWLVERAGMSADAARDHVARWRADREARADVAAASLDWLGGLARAGRVRLAGHDPETAADVEALVARGGAVAEFPTTVEAARAARAAGLVVVAGAPNAVRGGSHAANVSARELVALGLVDALASDYVPSAMLAAVDVLVREGLASLPAAVALVTSGPARAAGLSDRGALVPGAVADLVLVRSRGGWSSVAATLRARTVG, encoded by the coding sequence ATGTCTGTGACCACCGCCGAGCCCGGCGCCGCGGGACGGCCCGCACCGGCGGCCGGGCACGGGGCCCGTGACCTCACCCGTGCTCCGGCCGACTACGTGCTGGGCGGCGTGACCGCCGTGCTACCCGACGCCGTCGTCGACGACGCGCGCGTCGTCGTGCGCGCGGGCCGCGTCGTCGAGGTCGGGCCCGCGCCGCGCGGCTCCCGCCCCGACCTCCACGGCGGCGGCGCCCTGCTCCTGCCCGGCCTCGTCGACGTGCACACCGACGTCCTCGGCCACGAGGTGCGCCCCCGCCCCGGCGCGCGGCTGCCCGTCCCGCTCGCGGTGCGCACCGCGACCGCGCGGCTCGCCGCCGGGGGCGTCCTCACCGCCTTCCACGGCGTCGCCTACGGGGAGCGGACGCCCGTCGGGCTGCCGGCGGGCGAGCCCGAGCCGCGCGAGGTGCTCGCGGCGCTCGCGGACGACGCGGCCCGTGCCGACGGCGCCCGCGCGCTGCACCGCCTTGACGTGCGGTGCCCCGCCGCGGTGGCCGAGCTGCGCGCCGTCCTCGACGAGGCGGCGTCCGAGCCGGAGCTCACCGCGGCGGACGGGGTGCCGCTGGTCTCGCACGAGGACCACACCCCGGGCATCGGGCAGTACGCACGGCCGGCGACGATGGAGCGGTGGCTCGTCGAGCGCGCCGGCATGTCCGCGGACGCCGCGCGCGACCACGTGGCCCGGTGGCGCGCGGACCGGGAGGCCCGTGCGGACGTCGCGGCGGCCTCGCTGGACTGGCTCGGCGGCCTCGCCCGGGCCGGACGGGTGCGGCTCGCCGGGCACGACCCGGAGACCGCGGCGGACGTCGAGGCCCTCGTCGCGCGGGGCGGTGCGGTCGCAGAGTTCCCCACGACGGTCGAGGCGGCGCGCGCGGCGCGGGCCGCCGGTCTCGTGGTGGTCGCAGGTGCCCCGAACGCGGTGCGCGGCGGGTCGCACGCGGCCAACGTCTCCGCGCGCGAGCTCGTCGCCCTCGGCCTGGTCGACGCGCTCGCGTCCGACTACGTGCCGTCGGCGATGCTCGCCGCCGTCGACGTGCTCGTGCGCGAGGGCCTGGCCTCGCTCCCGGCGGCGGTCGCGCTCGTCACCTCCGGCCCCGCGCGGGCGGCGGGTCTCTCCGACCGCGGTGCGCTCGTCCCCGGCGCGGTCGCCGACCTCGTTCTGGTGCGGTCGCGCGGCGGCTGGTCGTCGGTCGCGGCGACGCTGCGCGCCCGCACCGTCGGCTAG
- a CDS encoding GntR family transcriptional regulator, with product MTRSTEIVRVLAEELTRLPPGTRVASEAEVGQRFGVGRAAARAALAELERRMLVSRIQGQGTFTRRRVDYLVAPGRAPSWSRTLRAVGAEPRAVVLACDEVPLPDDVAAALETAPGTAGFRLVRRSFIDGMPAAWGVEWLAAALVPELPAALRHEESLDTILRQSARVVPERAWTRASMESVPDDASAGLGCRPGDPAWLIASLARDGVGGRPLLSTERWVRADAVRVVLELGEA from the coding sequence GTGACGAGGTCGACCGAGATCGTGCGCGTGCTCGCCGAGGAGCTCACGCGGCTCCCGCCCGGGACGCGCGTGGCGTCCGAGGCGGAGGTGGGGCAGCGGTTCGGCGTCGGGCGGGCCGCAGCGCGCGCGGCGCTCGCCGAGCTCGAGCGGCGCATGCTCGTGAGCCGGATCCAGGGCCAGGGCACGTTCACCCGGCGCCGGGTCGACTACCTGGTGGCACCGGGTCGCGCGCCGTCGTGGAGCCGGACGCTGCGCGCCGTGGGCGCGGAGCCGCGCGCCGTCGTGCTCGCGTGCGACGAGGTGCCGCTGCCCGACGACGTCGCGGCGGCCCTGGAGACCGCGCCCGGCACGGCGGGCTTCCGCCTCGTGCGCCGGTCGTTCATCGACGGCATGCCCGCGGCGTGGGGCGTCGAGTGGCTGGCAGCCGCGCTCGTGCCCGAGCTGCCGGCGGCGCTGCGGCACGAGGAGTCGCTCGACACGATCCTGCGCCAGTCCGCGCGCGTGGTGCCGGAGCGCGCCTGGACCCGGGCGAGCATGGAGTCGGTACCGGACGACGCGAGCGCAGGGCTCGGCTGCCGCCCCGGCGACCCGGCGTGGCTCATCGCGAGCCTCGCGCGCGACGGCGTCGGCGGTCGCCCGTTGCTGTCCACGGAGCGGTGGGTGCGCGCCGACGCGGTCCGCGTCGTGCTGGAGCTCGGCGAGGCCTGA